One window from the genome of Streptomyces sp. NBC_00091 encodes:
- a CDS encoding helix-turn-helix transcriptional regulator has translation MAVPLYQAKAEFFRMLGHPVRIRVLELLQGGPLPVRELLAEIEVEPSALSQQLAVLRRSGIVTSVRDGSTVVYELAGGDVAELMSAARRILTEVLSGQTELLQKLRGSGDQAS, from the coding sequence GTGGCGGTTCCGCTGTATCAGGCCAAGGCCGAGTTCTTCCGGATGCTCGGACACCCCGTGCGCATACGGGTCCTGGAGCTGTTGCAAGGCGGGCCGCTGCCGGTGCGGGAGCTGCTGGCGGAGATCGAGGTCGAGCCGTCGGCACTGTCGCAGCAGCTGGCCGTCCTGCGACGCTCGGGCATCGTCACATCGGTCCGGGACGGCTCGACCGTGGTGTACGAGCTGGCCGGCGGGGACGTCGCCGAGCTGATGAGCGCGGCGCGGCGGATCCTGACCGAGGTGCTGTCCGGGCAGACGGAGCTCTTGCAGAAGCTGCGCGGATCCGGGGACCAGGCGTCATGA
- a CDS encoding family 2B encapsulin nanocompartment shell protein yields the protein MTVDTSPEAQLEPPQQSSLSTAAARNLASTTKSAPQMQEITSRWLLRSLPWVETKGGTYRVNRRLSYTVGDGCIEFIQDGGTVRVIPRELGELALLRGFDDLEVLTALAGRCVQRDFRVGEVLVERGTPADEIHLIAHGRINQTSVGKYGDEVAVAVLADGDRFGENALLDGDATWDYTATAETAGTLLTLSRAEFAAVLSGAPSLQAHIQHFSELPQQRQNRHGEAEIAMSAGHTGEYELPGAFVDYELKPREYELSVAQTVLRVHTRVADLYNGPHNQTEEQLRLTIEALRERQEHELINNREFGLLHNAEFKQRIQTHSGPPTPDDLDELLCRRRGTKFLFAHPKTIAAIGREFNARGLYPDHVDVGGQQVPAWRGVPILPCNKIPISKENTSSILAMRTGEDNQGVIGLRQTGLPEEYEPGLSVRFMGISEQAIISYLVTTYYSAAILVPDALGVLENVQIARRRD from the coding sequence ATGACCGTTGACACCAGCCCGGAAGCACAGCTGGAACCGCCACAGCAGTCCAGCCTGAGCACGGCGGCGGCCCGCAACCTTGCCAGCACCACCAAGTCCGCCCCGCAGATGCAGGAGATCACCTCCCGGTGGCTGCTGCGGAGCCTGCCCTGGGTGGAGACCAAGGGCGGCACCTACCGGGTGAACCGCCGGCTGAGCTACACGGTCGGCGACGGCTGCATCGAGTTCATCCAGGACGGCGGCACCGTCCGGGTGATCCCCCGCGAGCTGGGCGAACTGGCCCTGCTGCGCGGCTTCGACGACCTGGAGGTGCTGACCGCGCTCGCCGGCCGGTGCGTCCAGCGGGACTTCCGGGTCGGCGAGGTGCTGGTCGAGCGCGGCACCCCGGCCGACGAGATCCACCTGATCGCCCACGGCCGGATCAACCAGACCTCCGTCGGCAAGTACGGCGACGAGGTCGCCGTCGCCGTACTCGCGGACGGCGACCGGTTCGGCGAGAACGCCCTCCTGGACGGCGACGCCACCTGGGACTACACCGCCACCGCCGAGACCGCGGGCACCCTGCTCACCCTCTCCCGCGCCGAGTTCGCCGCCGTGCTGTCCGGGGCGCCGAGCCTGCAGGCCCACATCCAGCACTTCAGCGAGCTTCCCCAGCAGCGGCAGAATCGTCACGGCGAGGCCGAGATCGCGATGTCGGCCGGCCACACGGGCGAGTACGAGCTGCCCGGCGCCTTCGTCGACTACGAGCTCAAGCCCCGCGAGTACGAGCTCTCCGTCGCGCAGACCGTCCTGCGCGTCCACACCAGGGTCGCCGACCTCTACAACGGCCCGCACAACCAGACCGAGGAACAGCTCAGGCTCACCATCGAGGCGCTGCGCGAGCGCCAGGAGCACGAGCTGATCAACAACCGGGAGTTCGGCCTGCTCCACAACGCCGAGTTCAAGCAGCGGATCCAGACCCACTCGGGCCCGCCCACCCCGGACGACCTCGACGAGCTGCTCTGCCGCCGCCGCGGCACGAAGTTCCTCTTCGCCCACCCCAAGACGATCGCGGCGATCGGGCGCGAGTTCAACGCCCGCGGACTCTACCCGGACCACGTCGACGTCGGCGGGCAGCAGGTGCCGGCCTGGCGCGGGGTGCCGATCCTGCCGTGCAACAAGATCCCCATCAGCAAGGAGAACACCAGCTCCATCCTCGCCATGCGTACCGGCGAGGACAACCAGGGCGTCATCGGTCTGCGTCAGACCGGTCTGCCGGAGGAGTACGAGCCGGGCCTGTCGGTGCGCTTCATGGGCATCAGCGAGCAGGCGATCATCTCCTACCTGGTCACCACCTACTACTCCGCCGCCATCCTGGTGCCCGACGCCCTCGGCGTGCTGGAGAACGTACAGATCGCCCGCAGGCGCGACTAG
- a CDS encoding MFS transporter: MSGRTGGDPPTGPRLGLRANLPQFALLVAVNALVGGMLGQERTVLPLLAGEVFHLSAHTAALTYIVAFGATKAVTNFFAGTWSDRFGRKPVLIAGWLIALPVPAMLAWGPSWGWIIAANVLLGVNQGLTWSTTVIMKIDLAGPERRGLAMGFNEAAGYGAVAATAMATGAIAEHAGLRPQPFLLGAAYAVLALGLSVFAVRETRGHARLEAARHPTPAGDKADGEPTTARIALLTSLHDKALSAASQAGLVNNLNDALAWGLFPLLFAAHGLSLARIGILAALYPAVWGAGQLLTGWWSDHTGRKHLITTGMLLQAAALALVAAGTTFGVWAGAQILLGVGTALVYPTLLAVIGDVAHPAWRARAVGVYRLWRDGGFAVGALLAGALADAYGLTTAIQAVAALTGASGLLVAVRMYETRPASARSAHTP, translated from the coding sequence GTGAGCGGCCGCACCGGCGGCGACCCCCCTACCGGCCCACGACTCGGACTGCGGGCCAACCTCCCCCAGTTCGCCCTGCTCGTCGCGGTCAACGCGCTCGTCGGCGGGATGCTCGGCCAGGAACGCACCGTCCTGCCGCTGCTCGCCGGCGAGGTCTTCCACCTGTCCGCCCACACCGCGGCCCTCACTTACATCGTGGCGTTCGGCGCGACGAAGGCCGTCACCAACTTCTTCGCCGGGACCTGGTCGGACCGCTTCGGCCGCAAGCCGGTCCTGATCGCCGGATGGCTGATCGCCCTGCCCGTGCCCGCGATGCTCGCCTGGGGCCCGTCATGGGGCTGGATCATCGCCGCGAACGTCCTGCTCGGCGTCAACCAGGGCCTGACCTGGTCCACCACCGTCATCATGAAGATCGACCTGGCCGGCCCCGAAAGACGCGGCCTGGCCATGGGATTCAACGAGGCCGCCGGATACGGCGCCGTCGCGGCGACCGCCATGGCCACCGGCGCCATCGCCGAACACGCGGGGCTCCGGCCGCAGCCGTTCCTGCTGGGGGCCGCCTACGCCGTCCTCGCCCTGGGCCTGTCCGTCTTCGCCGTACGCGAGACCCGCGGCCACGCCCGCCTCGAAGCCGCCCGCCACCCCACCCCGGCGGGCGATAAGGCCGACGGGGAACCGACCACCGCCCGGATCGCGCTCCTGACCAGCCTCCACGACAAGGCCCTCTCGGCCGCCAGCCAGGCCGGCCTGGTCAACAACCTCAACGACGCGCTCGCCTGGGGCCTCTTCCCCCTCCTCTTCGCCGCCCACGGCCTGTCCCTGGCCCGGATCGGCATCCTCGCCGCCCTCTACCCCGCCGTCTGGGGCGCCGGCCAGCTGCTCACGGGCTGGTGGTCCGACCACACCGGCCGCAAACACCTCATCACCACGGGCATGCTGCTCCAGGCCGCCGCCCTCGCCCTCGTCGCCGCCGGCACCACCTTCGGGGTCTGGGCCGGGGCCCAGATCCTCCTCGGCGTCGGCACCGCACTCGTCTACCCCACCCTGCTCGCCGTCATCGGCGACGTCGCCCACCCGGCCTGGCGCGCCCGTGCCGTCGGCGTCTACCGCCTGTGGCGCGACGGCGGCTTCGCCGTCGGCGCCCTCCTCGCCGGAGCCCTCGCCGACGCCTACGGCCTCACCACCGCCATCCAGGCCGTCGCGGCCCTCACGGGGGCCTCCGGCCTCCTCGTCGCGGTGCGCATGTACGAAACGCGTCCCGCCTCCGCGCGCTCCGCGCACACGCCGTAA
- a CDS encoding DM13 domain-containing protein: protein MGREGGRRRRGPVASVAVAVAVVLVAVGLYWFQPWKLWQEQTVSEALPGAAASAPASAAGAAPAAPRTLAQGSLISHEHTTTGTVRIVRLADGSHVLRLEGLDTSNGPDLRVWLTDAPVKEGVAGWRVFDDGKHVSLGSLKGNKGDQNYAIPADVKLSEYTSLTIWCDRFDVSFGAAALTSA, encoded by the coding sequence GTGGGACGTGAAGGCGGGCGGCGGCGACGGGGGCCGGTGGCGAGCGTGGCGGTGGCCGTGGCGGTCGTACTGGTGGCGGTGGGGCTGTACTGGTTCCAGCCGTGGAAGCTGTGGCAGGAGCAGACGGTCAGCGAGGCCCTGCCCGGCGCCGCGGCGAGCGCGCCGGCGTCCGCCGCCGGCGCGGCGCCGGCCGCCCCCCGCACCCTCGCGCAGGGCAGCCTGATCAGCCACGAGCACACGACGACCGGAACGGTCCGGATCGTCCGCCTGGCGGACGGCTCGCACGTCCTGCGGCTGGAGGGGCTGGACACCAGCAACGGGCCCGACCTGCGGGTGTGGCTGACCGATGCCCCGGTGAAGGAGGGCGTGGCCGGCTGGCGCGTCTTCGACGACGGGAAGCACGTCAGCCTGGGCAGCCTCAAGGGCAACAAGGGGGACCAGAACTACGCGATCCCGGCGGACGTGAAGCTGTCCGAGTACACCAGCCTCACCATCTGGTGCGACCGCTTCGACGTCTCCTTCGGCGCCGCCGCCCTCACCTCGGCCTGA
- a CDS encoding transglycosylase domain-containing protein, which translates to MTGFVVIAYAVTDIPDDLNSFATQQDNVYYWADGSTMARTGWVSRQEMPLDRVPPKVQGAVLAAENASFYSDPGVSPSGVLRAVRAAATGGETQGGSTITQQYVKNAYLSQERTLSRKFTELLLAVKLDNQTSKQQILQDYLNTSWFGRGTYGIQRASQAYYGKDVSQLNASEGAFLASLLKGAGLYDPALGKENHERAVERWTWILDRMVVTGQLSASERATYTQFPEPSPHSLVGMPGAQNGYLVEMAKAYAIKAGQLKESDFDLGGYQIYTTFDQARMTALTAAVQEAQKGFDAEKRPDTDKHAKIGAASVAPDGRLLAVYGGPDYLKQGFNQANATTIPAGTVFTPIVYAAALEDGVVRTRGKARTPVSPASPYDGNDQVTVQTPEGPYWDRSGKVVKGRNEGDRSWGQVTLQQAVANSVNTPMLQLGLDVGLDRVESFAERSGLLRSSLGPRIPTFALGENSTPSAIRMAGAYQTFAADGMHTDPYSVRSVTRAGATVPLVAPKPIRAISQKTARSVTDALRATVTEGSAKSLGKTYAGTAGKTGTTAANTAGWFVASTGKETTAVVVYRMALTDLIPLPLTGLGGDAPGTPGSARSVRLWADYMKAVK; encoded by the coding sequence ATGACCGGCTTCGTCGTGATCGCGTACGCGGTCACGGACATACCCGATGATCTTAACTCATTCGCGACACAGCAGGACAACGTCTACTACTGGGCCGACGGTTCGACGATGGCCCGGACGGGCTGGGTCAGCCGGCAGGAGATGCCCCTGGACAGGGTGCCCCCCAAGGTCCAGGGGGCCGTACTGGCCGCCGAGAACGCGAGCTTCTACTCGGATCCCGGAGTCTCGCCGTCCGGCGTCCTGCGCGCCGTGCGCGCCGCGGCGACCGGAGGGGAGACCCAGGGCGGGTCCACCATCACGCAGCAGTACGTGAAGAACGCCTACCTGAGCCAGGAACGCACCCTGTCCCGGAAGTTCACCGAGCTGCTGCTGGCCGTGAAGCTGGACAACCAGACGAGCAAGCAGCAGATCCTCCAGGACTACCTCAACACGAGCTGGTTCGGGCGCGGCACCTACGGCATCCAGCGCGCGTCCCAGGCGTACTACGGCAAGGACGTCTCGCAGCTCAATGCCAGCGAGGGCGCCTTCCTCGCCTCCCTCCTCAAGGGCGCCGGCCTGTACGACCCCGCCCTCGGCAAGGAGAACCACGAGCGGGCCGTCGAGCGGTGGACGTGGATCCTGGACCGGATGGTGGTGACGGGACAGCTCTCGGCCTCCGAGCGCGCCACCTACACGCAGTTCCCGGAGCCCTCGCCCCATTCCCTGGTCGGCATGCCGGGCGCGCAGAACGGCTACCTGGTGGAGATGGCCAAGGCGTACGCGATCAAGGCCGGCCAGCTCAAGGAGTCCGACTTCGACCTCGGCGGCTACCAGATCTACACCACCTTCGACCAGGCCCGTATGACCGCCCTGACGGCCGCGGTCCAGGAGGCCCAGAAGGGCTTCGACGCGGAGAAGCGTCCCGACACCGACAAGCACGCGAAGATCGGTGCGGCGAGCGTCGCCCCCGACGGGCGGCTGCTCGCCGTGTACGGGGGCCCCGACTACCTGAAGCAGGGCTTCAACCAGGCGAACGCGACGACGATCCCGGCCGGCACGGTGTTCACCCCGATCGTCTACGCCGCCGCCCTCGAGGACGGCGTGGTGCGCACGCGCGGCAAGGCCCGTACGCCCGTCTCCCCCGCCAGCCCGTACGACGGCAACGACCAGGTGACCGTGCAGACGCCCGAGGGCCCGTACTGGGACCGCAGCGGCAAGGTGGTCAAGGGGCGCAACGAGGGGGATCGCAGCTGGGGGCAGGTGACCTTGCAGCAGGCCGTGGCCAACTCCGTCAACACCCCCATGCTGCAGCTCGGCCTCGACGTCGGCCTGGACCGGGTGGAGTCCTTCGCCGAGCGCTCGGGGCTGCTCCGGTCGAGCCTCGGGCCGCGGATCCCCACCTTCGCGCTCGGGGAGAACTCGACGCCCAGCGCGATCCGGATGGCCGGCGCCTACCAGACCTTCGCCGCGGACGGCATGCACACCGACCCGTACTCGGTGCGCTCGGTCACCCGCGCCGGTGCCACGGTGCCGCTCGTCGCGCCGAAGCCGATCCGGGCGATCTCGCAGAAGACCGCCCGTTCGGTGACGGACGCCCTGCGGGCCACCGTCACGGAGGGCTCCGCGAAGTCCCTGGGCAAGACGTACGCCGGAACGGCGGGCAAGACCGGCACCACCGCCGCGAACACGGCGGGCTGGTTCGTGGCCAGCACCGGCAAGGAGACCACGGCCGTCGTGGTCTACCGGATGGCGCTGACCGACCTGATCCCGCTGCCGCTGACGGGGCTGGGCGGCGACGCCCCGGGGACCCCGGGCAGCGCGCGGTCGGTGCGCCTGTGGGCCGACTACATGAAGGCGGTGAAGTGA
- a CDS encoding amidase domain-containing protein: MIPKRFRLAAVAALTVALASGSLFAYSASAGTPEEADRATADAFARIADDVLSQRTQALVEDQPGQRGAAPASGKTRMSAKLKKDEDAAMTTLRSRKTRLAELGEAYTGADTRVAVDRATVTGGKATVQVTEQTMLTYKKVHGDEPATTDFKTRYELTLTSKKRGAWELTSIKSQDAGNGPVAINEPVAAKANVVKDDGNQYPDGTPAATKYPATPNPKVKTGGAYDYAAMAKYAEKYWSNYNPAYRKFNGAGGDCTNFISQALNAGAWKPVPGSSSDYRNWWYDGTRQSDSWVGANEWAWFTLSNQRAANLANVYQMDVGDILQVDFNKDGSKDHSMMVTYRSTKGMPYLTYHSTNTYRKSLASIIASYPDARYFAYRT, encoded by the coding sequence GTGATACCTAAGAGGTTCAGGCTTGCCGCCGTCGCGGCCCTGACCGTGGCCCTGGCGTCCGGAAGCCTGTTCGCCTACTCCGCGAGCGCGGGCACGCCGGAAGAGGCCGACCGTGCCACCGCGGACGCCTTCGCCCGCATAGCCGACGACGTGCTCTCGCAGCGTACGCAGGCCCTGGTCGAGGACCAGCCGGGGCAGCGCGGCGCCGCTCCCGCCTCCGGGAAGACGCGCATGTCGGCGAAGCTGAAGAAGGACGAGGACGCGGCGATGACGACGCTGCGGTCCCGCAAGACGCGGCTCGCGGAGCTCGGTGAGGCCTACACGGGCGCCGACACCCGCGTCGCCGTGGACCGTGCGACGGTCACCGGGGGGAAGGCGACCGTCCAGGTCACCGAGCAGACCATGCTCACCTACAAGAAGGTGCACGGGGACGAGCCGGCCACCACCGACTTCAAGACGCGCTACGAGCTGACGCTCACCAGCAAGAAGCGCGGCGCCTGGGAACTGACCTCGATCAAGTCCCAGGACGCCGGGAACGGTCCCGTCGCGATCAACGAGCCCGTGGCGGCCAAGGCGAACGTCGTCAAGGACGACGGCAACCAGTACCCCGACGGCACGCCCGCGGCCACCAAGTACCCCGCCACCCCGAACCCCAAGGTGAAGACCGGCGGCGCGTACGACTACGCCGCCATGGCGAAGTACGCGGAGAAGTACTGGAGCAACTACAACCCGGCGTACCGGAAGTTCAACGGCGCCGGGGGCGACTGCACCAACTTCATCAGCCAGGCGCTGAACGCGGGCGCCTGGAAGCCCGTTCCGGGCTCCTCGTCGGACTACCGCAACTGGTGGTACGACGGCACCCGCCAGTCGGACTCCTGGGTCGGCGCGAACGAGTGGGCCTGGTTCACGCTGTCCAACCAGCGGGCCGCCAACCTGGCCAACGTGTACCAGATGGACGTCGGCGACATCCTGCAGGTGGACTTCAACAAGGACGGGTCCAAGGACCACTCCATGATGGTGACCTACCGCAGCACCAAGGGGATGCCGTACCTCACGTACCACTCGACCAACACGTACCGTAAGTCGCTCGCGAGCATCATCGCGTCCTACCCGGACGCGCGTTACTTCGCGTACCGCACCTGA
- a CDS encoding rhodanese-like domain-containing protein: MGFAGDHVTPLVDEGLGNSAYLVGLGGGRALAVDAARDLRALRAAAGRRRLRVAYAADTHLHADFLSGAVQLAHEDGATVLASAAGHRAFPHTPLADGDETDLGGLTLRALATPGHTDEHLSFLLLDGPRELGVFTGGSLIVGSAARTDLLGADRAEELARAQYHSLRRLAGLPDDTPVWPTHGAGSFCSAPPGAERTTTIGDQRRANPLLSAPDEDTFVRQLLGSLGSYPAYFDRLAEANRRGPAVLGPAPALAPLTVAEVRGLLGRGARLVDVRPAADFAAGHVPGAVSITLRGQFATWLGWLLPDDSPLVFVTAPGQDLAELTWQALKIGYERLAGHLAGGMDAWTGAGERQQTLELLTADRMAAGRPVLDVRQRAEHLAGHIPDAVPIELGDLAARSDEVPAGAVVTCGHGERAMTAASLLQRAGHQDLAVLAGGPGDWAEATGRPLRVGE, translated from the coding sequence ATGGGCTTCGCCGGCGATCACGTGACACCGTTGGTGGACGAGGGACTGGGCAACAGCGCCTACCTCGTCGGCCTCGGCGGCGGACGCGCCCTCGCGGTGGACGCCGCCCGGGACCTGCGCGCGCTGCGGGCCGCCGCCGGCCGGCGGCGGCTGCGGGTGGCGTACGCGGCCGACACCCACCTGCACGCTGACTTCCTCTCCGGCGCCGTACAGCTCGCGCACGAGGACGGCGCGACGGTACTGGCCTCCGCCGCCGGCCACCGCGCCTTCCCGCACACGCCCCTCGCCGACGGCGACGAGACCGACCTCGGCGGGCTGACCCTGCGGGCGCTGGCCACCCCGGGCCACACCGACGAACACCTCTCCTTCCTCCTCCTGGACGGCCCGCGCGAGCTGGGCGTCTTCACCGGCGGTTCGCTGATCGTCGGCTCGGCGGCGCGCACCGACCTCCTCGGCGCCGACCGCGCCGAGGAGCTGGCCCGCGCCCAGTACCACTCACTGCGGCGCCTGGCCGGGCTGCCGGACGACACCCCGGTCTGGCCCACCCACGGCGCCGGCTCCTTCTGCTCCGCCCCTCCCGGCGCCGAGCGCACCACCACCATCGGCGACCAGCGGCGGGCCAACCCGCTGCTCTCCGCGCCCGACGAGGACACCTTCGTACGGCAGCTGCTGGGCAGCCTCGGTTCCTACCCGGCGTACTTCGACCGGCTGGCCGAGGCGAACCGGCGCGGGCCCGCGGTCCTCGGCCCCGCACCCGCCCTCGCCCCGCTCACGGTGGCCGAGGTCCGCGGCCTCCTCGGCCGGGGCGCCCGGCTCGTCGACGTACGCCCCGCCGCCGACTTCGCCGCCGGCCACGTACCGGGCGCGGTCTCCATCACGCTGCGCGGGCAGTTCGCCACCTGGCTGGGCTGGCTGCTGCCCGACGACAGCCCGCTCGTGTTCGTCACCGCCCCCGGCCAGGACCTCGCCGAGCTCACCTGGCAGGCCCTGAAGATCGGGTACGAGCGGCTGGCCGGACACCTCGCCGGAGGCATGGACGCCTGGACCGGCGCGGGCGAGCGGCAGCAGACGCTGGAGCTGCTCACCGCCGACCGCATGGCAGCCGGGCGTCCGGTCCTCGACGTCCGGCAGCGGGCGGAGCACCTGGCGGGACACATACCGGACGCGGTCCCCATCGAACTCGGCGATCTCGCGGCCCGCTCCGACGAGGTGCCGGCCGGCGCCGTGGTGACCTGCGGGCACGGCGAGCGCGCCATGACCGCCGCCAGCCTGCTCCAGCGCGCCGGACACCAGGACCTCGCCGTCCTCGCCGGCGGCCCGGGGGACTGGGCCGAGGCCACCGGCCGCCCCCTGCGGGTGGGCGAGTGA
- a CDS encoding family 2 encapsulin nanocompartment cargo protein terpene cyclase, translating into MPEPGPSPLQSGLPAAAAHFGAHVLANALSHGLAPAQASAAEVAVPARPALPSPPVLPFGTAPAPEPVSVPGEGAAEVRQAGPALERIMRGPSGLGTAALHLAPYAEAAAPAAPVDALHIPGLYYHPVAEPDPALVAEVSRRIKAWALDEVELYPEDWEGQFDGFSTGRYMVACHPDAPTVDHLMIAARLMVAENAVDDMYCEDHGGSPIGLGGRLLLAHTALDPLHTTKEYHPQWAQSLHEDAPRRSYRSAMEYFVQQSTPAQADRFRHDMARLHLGYLAEGAWAQTDHMPEVWEYLVMRQFNNFRPCPTITDTVGGYELPTDLHALPAMQRVLALAGNVSTIVNDLYSYTKELASPGRHLNLPVVIAEREGLSDREGYLKAVEVHNELMHDFEAESAALAAACPVPSVLRFLRGVAVWVDGNHYWHQTNTYRYSLPDFW; encoded by the coding sequence ATGCCCGAGCCCGGGCCTTCCCCTCTGCAGTCGGGCCTGCCCGCCGCCGCGGCGCACTTCGGGGCACACGTCCTCGCCAACGCCCTGTCCCACGGCCTGGCCCCGGCACAGGCCTCCGCCGCGGAGGTCGCCGTCCCCGCCCGGCCCGCCCTGCCGTCCCCGCCCGTCCTGCCCTTCGGCACCGCCCCCGCCCCGGAGCCCGTGTCCGTGCCGGGGGAGGGCGCCGCCGAGGTGAGGCAGGCGGGCCCGGCCCTGGAGCGGATCATGCGCGGGCCCAGCGGTCTGGGCACGGCCGCGCTGCACCTGGCCCCGTACGCGGAGGCGGCCGCCCCCGCGGCGCCGGTGGACGCACTGCACATCCCGGGCCTCTACTACCACCCGGTGGCGGAGCCCGATCCGGCGCTGGTGGCGGAGGTCAGCCGCCGGATCAAGGCCTGGGCGCTCGACGAGGTCGAGCTGTACCCCGAGGACTGGGAGGGCCAGTTCGACGGCTTCTCCACCGGGCGCTACATGGTCGCCTGCCACCCGGACGCCCCGACCGTCGACCACCTGATGATCGCCGCGCGGCTGATGGTCGCCGAGAACGCGGTCGACGACATGTACTGCGAGGACCACGGAGGCTCGCCCATCGGTCTCGGCGGGCGCCTGCTCCTGGCGCACACCGCCCTCGACCCCCTGCACACGACGAAGGAGTACCACCCCCAGTGGGCGCAGTCGCTCCACGAGGACGCCCCGCGCCGCTCCTACCGCTCCGCGATGGAGTACTTCGTCCAGCAGTCCACCCCCGCCCAGGCCGACCGGTTCCGGCACGACATGGCCCGCCTGCACCTCGGCTACCTCGCCGAGGGTGCCTGGGCCCAGACGGACCACATGCCCGAGGTGTGGGAGTACCTGGTGATGCGGCAGTTCAACAACTTCCGCCCCTGTCCCACCATCACGGACACCGTCGGCGGCTACGAACTGCCGACGGACCTGCACGCCCTGCCCGCCATGCAGCGGGTACTCGCGCTCGCGGGGAACGTGAGCACCATCGTCAACGACCTGTACTCGTACACCAAGGAACTCGCCAGCCCCGGGCGGCACTTGAACCTGCCCGTGGTGATCGCCGAACGTGAGGGCCTCTCCGACCGGGAGGGCTATCTGAAGGCGGTCGAGGTCCACAACGAGCTCATGCACGACTTCGAAGCCGAGTCCGCCGCCCTGGCCGCCGCCTGCCCCGTACCGAGCGTGCTGCGCTTCCTGCGGGGAGTGGCCGTATGGGTCGACGGCAACCACTACTGGCACCAGACCAACACATATCGCTACAGCCTGCCCGATTTCTGGTAA